The following are encoded in a window of Pirellulales bacterium genomic DNA:
- a CDS encoding S1 RNA-binding domain-containing protein gives MVNRNLIRDLGDDEMDRELELAMADGGVATATEWGGGDLAINSIVQGRILRVDDEFVLVDVGYKSEGQIARNEWDETEEPPQVGDTLKVLIEEVEGVQEQLEEPRGMIALSKRKARKIEDWMKVMETVHENDVVTGVVTRKIKGGLLVDVSGVNVFLPASQVDIRRPADIGDYVGRTIQCIVLKIDEARRNIVVSRRALIEQERAEKKKQLLDTLEVGQLRKGVVKNIAEFGAFVDLGGIDGLLHITDMSWGRIGHPSEMVAIDQEIEVQILHIDREREKIALGLKQKSASPWTTWPTNTPSAR, from the coding sequence ATGGTAAATCGTAATCTGATCCGTGACCTTGGCGACGACGAAATGGACCGCGAGCTGGAACTCGCCATGGCCGATGGCGGCGTCGCCACGGCGACCGAGTGGGGCGGCGGCGATTTGGCGATCAACTCCATCGTCCAGGGGCGAATCCTGCGCGTCGATGATGAATTCGTGCTGGTCGACGTGGGCTACAAGAGCGAAGGGCAAATTGCCCGCAACGAATGGGACGAGACCGAAGAGCCGCCCCAAGTCGGCGACACGCTCAAGGTCCTGATCGAGGAAGTCGAGGGAGTGCAGGAGCAGCTTGAAGAGCCGCGCGGGATGATCGCGCTCAGCAAGCGCAAAGCCCGCAAGATCGAAGACTGGATGAAGGTCATGGAGACGGTCCACGAGAACGACGTGGTGACCGGCGTCGTGACCCGCAAAATCAAAGGGGGCCTGCTGGTCGATGTCAGCGGCGTGAACGTGTTCCTGCCCGCCAGCCAGGTCGATATCCGCCGGCCGGCCGACATCGGCGATTACGTCGGTCGCACCATCCAATGCATCGTACTCAAGATCGACGAAGCGCGGCGCAACATCGTCGTCAGTCGCCGAGCGCTCATCGAGCAAGAACGGGCCGAGAAGAAGAAACAGCTTCTCGACACGCTCGAAGTCGGCCAGCTCCGCAAGGGAGTGGTCAAGAACATTGCCGAATTCGGGGCGTTTGTCGATCTGGGGGGCATCGATGGTCTGCTCCATATCACCGATATGAGCTGGGGCCGCATCGGCCATCCTTCGGAGATGGTCGCCATCGATCAGGAAATCGAGGTCCAAATCCTGCACATCGACCGCGAGCGCGAAAAGATCGCCCTCGGACTCAAGCAGAAATCCGCTAGCCCGTGGACAACGTGGCCGACAAATACCCCGTCGGCTCGGTGA
- a CDS encoding ATP-grasp domain-containing protein — protein sequence MRIGLTYNVRSPSAGGNGAVDEHWPDDAEEEFDSPETIEALAGALRGLGHEVELLGDGEPLLRRLLTGYRPDLVFNFAEGTGTSRSREARVPAVLEMLGIPYTGSDPLTLAATLDKECAKRLVRCAGVATPDWLVVDGDVEDFRDRLLTLPLPVIVKPAFEGSSKGIRSANLIEDSARLMETVEEIVAAYRQPVLIEEFIDGDELTVGMIGDRPREPFGIMRVLPVDRNGPFVYSLEVKRDWERLVRYECPAKLSPQDTRAVGLAALLVWKTLGCRDLARIDFRLRNHVPYFLEVNPLPGLNPKSSDLVLMARSLEISYSDLIGRILAAATERLSENPAALASY from the coding sequence GTGAGAATCGGTCTGACATACAACGTCCGTTCCCCGTCGGCCGGCGGCAACGGGGCGGTGGACGAGCATTGGCCCGACGACGCGGAAGAAGAATTCGATTCTCCCGAGACGATCGAGGCCTTGGCCGGGGCCCTACGAGGATTAGGGCACGAGGTCGAGTTGCTCGGCGACGGCGAGCCGCTCTTGCGGCGGTTGCTCACTGGCTACCGGCCCGATTTGGTCTTCAATTTCGCGGAAGGGACGGGCACGAGCCGCTCGCGCGAGGCGCGAGTGCCGGCCGTGCTCGAAATGCTCGGCATTCCCTACACGGGCTCCGATCCGCTGACGCTGGCCGCGACGCTCGACAAGGAATGCGCCAAGCGGCTGGTCCGTTGCGCCGGCGTGGCGACTCCCGATTGGCTCGTCGTCGATGGCGACGTCGAGGATTTCAGGGACCGACTGCTCACGCTGCCGTTGCCGGTGATCGTCAAGCCGGCCTTCGAAGGATCGAGCAAGGGAATCCGCTCGGCGAATCTGATCGAAGATTCGGCCCGGCTCATGGAAACGGTCGAGGAGATCGTGGCCGCTTATCGTCAGCCCGTGCTCATCGAGGAGTTTATCGACGGCGATGAATTGACCGTCGGCATGATCGGCGATCGGCCGCGCGAGCCATTCGGTATCATGCGAGTGCTGCCGGTTGATCGCAATGGGCCGTTCGTTTACAGCCTCGAAGTGAAACGCGATTGGGAGCGGCTCGTGCGCTACGAATGCCCGGCAAAACTCTCGCCGCAAGACACTCGCGCGGTCGGATTGGCCGCACTCTTAGTCTGGAAAACGCTCGGCTGCCGGGATTTGGCCCGCATCGATTTTCGCCTTCGCAATCATGTGCCGTATTTTCTCGAAGTAAATCCGCTTCCCGGCCTGAATCCCAAGTCGAGCGATCTGGTATTGATGGCCCGATCGCTCGAAATCAGCTATTCCGACCTGATCGGGCGCATTCTCGCGGCGGCGACGGAACGGCTCAGCGAGAATCCGGCCGCGCTTGCAAGTTACTGA